The DNA region CCAGCGAGCCGACGCCGCCGGCGGAGATCACGATCCCGAGAAGGAAGGGATCGAGGTGCAGGTCCTGCAAGAGGTAGAGCGAATAGAGGACGCCGTAGAACGATCCGAAGATGTGGCCGAGGATCGATCGCAGCGCGAGCGGGAAGACGACGGCGTGACGCCGCACGACCCAGAGGCCCTCGACGATCTCCTGCGCGATCCGTGTCGTCGTATCGCGCACGGGTCGCAGGGGCTCGGGACTGCGGATCATCGCGAGCGACACCGCCGAGGCCACGAACGAGAACGCATCGACGAGGATCGCGAACGGCGCGCCGGCGATCTGCACGAGGGTTCCCGCGAGCCCCGGGCCGCCGATCTCGGCGATCGACGAGCTCGTAGCCAGCTTGCTGTTCGCGTCGACGACGCGGTCGGTCCCGATGAGCGATGGCACGTAAGCCGGATACGCCGAGTTGAACAGCGAGGCGAGGCACGCCTCGAGGAAAGCGACCGCGTACAGCTGCTCGATCCGCAGGGCGCCGATCGCGTACGCGACGGGGACCCAGAACAGCAGCACCGCGCGGATGATGTCGGTCCCGACGAGGATCGGTCGTCGTCTGAGTCGATCGACCCAGGCACCCGCGACGAGTCCGACCACAAGCACCCCCAGGCTGGCCGAAATGACCAGGTAGGCCATCTCGCGGGGTCCAGCGCCGAGCACGAGGAGCGCGACGAGCGGAAGGGCGGTGCGCGTCACCACGGACCCGAGCCTGGAGATCGTCTGTCCGGTCCAAAGCTTGAGGAAATCCGCATGCCGCCACAGCGACGGTGTTGACACTTCGGCGCGAGCGTACCGTCGCCAGAGAGCCTTCGTTCTTGCGGCCTAGGGAATGGGCGCGCAGGGAAAGAAGGCGGCCCCCGCCGGGCCGACACGACGAAGGGTGCTGGTGACCGCTCTCGCCGCCGGTGCGGGTGTCGCGGGCGCCAGGATCCTCGGCCTGCGCAACCTCGATGCGACCGCCTCGCTCAATTCGGCCATGGATGCGATGGACATGTCCATGTCGACCGGCCTGTCGGACTCGGTGGACGAGTACGACGCAATGTTCGGCGTCCCCGACGACTCGTTCTTCGGATCGCAGGACCTCGACCCGGCGAACATCCCGCAGCCGCGGCCCGCGACGCTGCCGGCGATCAACGTCCGTCCCGCGGTGGCTCTGCAGCCACCGATAAGCGGCATCGCAGCGCCGAAGCTCGCCGGCGACGTCGACTGGATCTCTCCGCTCGCGAAGGAGAGCGCGAAGGTCACGCATCTGTTGCGGCGCGCCACGTTCGGCGCGACCGACGCCGAGCTCGACCGCGCGCTGTCGGAGGGCTTCGCGCGCACGGTCGAGCGCGTCATCGAATCGCCCTTCGTCGAGCCGCCGGTCTTCCCCGCTCCGGCCGCACCGCGGCCGTCGGCCTCGCCGTCAACGGCACCGCGCGCGAGCGCAAGCGGCTCCGCAAAGCCCTCCCCAACGTCGGCGCCGATCACGACGTTCACCGTGCGGCCGAGCCCGACCACCGCACCGAGCATGGGCGCGGTCGCGGCGAGCGCGGGCCCGAGCGTGCCGGGGGTGATGACGAACACGACTTCGATCAACATCGGCAACCTCCAGAGCTGGTGGCTCGACTGGATGACGAAGAGCCCGACGCCGTTCGCCGAGCGCATGACGCTCTTCTGGCACGGGCACTTCACCAGCGACTACCGCAAGGTCGGGACGAACTCGCCCGCGATCTACTGGCAGAACCTCACGTGGCGACGGATGGCCCTCGGCGACTTCAAGAGCATGCTGCTCAAGGTCACGCCAGACCTCGCGATGCTGCGTTACCTCGACCTCGCGGCGAGCACAGGGCGCGCGCCGAACGAGAACTACGCGCGCGAGCTGCTCGAGCTCTTCACGATGGGCGTGGGCAACTACACCGAGGACGACGTGAAGGCCGCGGCGAAAGCGCTCGCGGGCTGGCGACTCCCGGCTCGCACCGAACCGACCGGCCAGACCGGCATCTTCGACGCGCGGCGCGCCTACGCCGGCGCGGTGACTTTCCTTGGCAAGACCGGGACGTTCAACACCGAGA from Candidatus Limnocylindria bacterium includes:
- a CDS encoding DUF1800 domain-containing protein — translated: MTALAAGAGVAGARILGLRNLDATASLNSAMDAMDMSMSTGLSDSVDEYDAMFGVPDDSFFGSQDLDPANIPQPRPATLPAINVRPAVALQPPISGIAAPKLAGDVDWISPLAKESAKVTHLLRRATFGATDAELDRALSEGFARTVERVIESPFVEPPVFPAPAAPRPSASPSTAPRASASGSAKPSPTSAPITTFTVRPSPTTAPSMGAVAASAGPSVPGVMTNTTSINIGNLQSWWLDWMTKSPTPFAERMTLFWHGHFTSDYRKVGTNSPAIYWQNLTWRRMALGDFKSMLLKVTPDLAMLRYLDLAASTGRAPNENYARELLELFTMGVGNYTEDDVKAAAKALAGWRLPARTEPTGQTGIFDARRAYAGAVTFLGKTGTFNTESVVDTILAHDATAPYIARRLVTSFVTPSPSDAYIARLADRFRRSRYDTKLLMRDILTSPEFVAPDTFRALIKSPTDFMVSTAKALGATNLSATIRQYGPTLGQNLFDPPSVAGWGDGASWISSNTMLQRANFVTAALGSMRTAPSAARAHERHLDAVLAQGTVNELNLARDDKSRWFAVFASPEFQLK
- a CDS encoding MFS transporter codes for the protein MSTPSLWRHADFLKLWTGQTISRLGSVVTRTALPLVALLVLGAGPREMAYLVISASLGVLVVGLVAGAWVDRLRRRPILVGTDIIRAVLLFWVPVAYAIGALRIEQLYAVAFLEACLASLFNSAYPAYVPSLIGTDRVVDANSKLATSSSIAEIGGPGLAGTLVQIAGAPFAILVDAFSFVASAVSLAMIRSPEPLRPVRDTTTRIAQEIVEGLWVVRRHAVVFPLALRSILGHIFGSFYGVLYSLYLLQDLHLDPFLLGIVISAGGVGSLVGSVFASRVIAALGIGPAIIWMALGSSALGVLTPLAQGPVLLATLMVFLPQLIGDGLQTIEGVGEISLVQGLIPDRILGRANATLEVVSHGIGFPIGALAAAAIAEGIGVRGAIAVGWAGMAASLLFLIFSPLPRVRTAAEWRSLEARPASG